Below is a window of Camelina sativa cultivar DH55 chromosome 11, Cs, whole genome shotgun sequence DNA.
TAGCGGAATGGTTCCTGTGAGAGAATTGCTTGAGATATCCAACAGAGACAACTCACGGATTTTCCCCAACGTCCAAGGGATTCTTCCTGTGAATTGATTCTTCCCTAACCTGAGACGATCAAGATTTGGAGAGTTTCCTAGCTCCAGAGGAATCTCATCTTCAAAACCATTGTTGGTGACATCGAATGAGAGATACGAGCTTGAACCACACAATGGATGAATGGTACCATTGAGCATGTTGTGAGATAGATTGATTCTGGTGAGGTTCTTCATATTGATAAGTGAATCAGGAAGATTCCCCTGGAGAGAATTGTTGTAAAGCATCAACTGTTCCAATCCCTTTATGAACCCGAACGATGAAGGAATCGATCCCAAGAGCTGATTATCAGCCAAATCCAATATCTTCAGGTGATGACAGTTACCTAAACTGGCGGGAAGGCCACCCATGAGCTCGTTTTGTCTCAAGTGAAGTAGGTTAAGCTCCTTTAATCTTcctattgaagaaggaatctctCCTTCGAAATGATTCCCGAACAGATCGATCATCTTCAAGCTTGTGCAGTTTCCAATCTCTTTTGGAATTTCCCCTGAGAATCGATTCTCGTAAAGATACAGAACCTCCAATTTCTTCAGCGCGCTGATCTCCTTTGGTAACTTGCCTTCCAAGTTATTGTGATACAACACAAGCCATTGTAGATTGGTGAGGTTTGATACCGAAGGAGATAACGTACTATCCAAGGTATTGTTGTGGAGGTAAAGATCCGTGAGTTCGACTAGCTGAAACAATGCTTCAGGGATCGAGCCAATGAGAGTATTGTTCGACAAATCGAGCTGTCTAAGCGATTGACATTTGCTTAATTCCGCTGGGATTTCACCTGAAAGCTGAGTTCCAGACAGAACCAATTGCTCCAAGCTCGTGTTGTTCGAACATATACTCTTTGGTAAAGAACCAGAGAAACGATTGTTTGctaaaaccaaatcaagaagctcACTCATGTTCCAGAGCTCTTCAGGTATCTCTCCGGTGAGATGATTCTCCGATAAATCAAGAGTCTGAAGATTTCTCAGATCAGCCAAACTCTTTGGGCTAACACCTTCAAGCTGGTTTGCCATCAAGTTAAGGTACTGGAGCTGTCTCATTTCACCGAGCTGACTCGGTATTTCTCCGGTGAGACTATTGTTCGCCAGGTTAAGTATCTCGAGGTTCTCAAGACGTCCCAGCTCCGCCGGTATAGTCCCGTTGAGCATGTTCTCAGCCGCAGTGAGCACAGTGAGATCAGAGCAGTTCCCTAACTCCGCCGGAATCGGTCCTTCAAGATAGTTATCTTGCAGTACCAACGACTGAACCCGAACGAGTCGACCGAGCTGACTCGGTATAGGACCGGTGAGTCTACAAGAGGCAAGTGCAAGCATCTGTAGGTTAACCAAGTTCCCTAACGTCTCAGGTATGGCTCCGACGAGCTCATTGTCTCCGATCCTGAGAGACCGGAGACTGACGAGGGAGCCGAGTTGACTCGGAATCTCGCCGGTGAGTTGGTTGGAAAATAGAAACAGAGACTCCAAGGAAGTAAGGTTGGAGAGAGCAGTTGGGATGGGACCAACTAGATTGTTGGAAGATAGATCAAGGTGGATTAGGTTGTCTAACCGGCCAAACCAAGGTGAAATCGAACCGGTTAATCCTAAACCGGTGAGGTTTAGAGCAATTACACGGAATAAACCGGTATCGTCGCATGTGACTCCGGTCCAAGAACAGTAGTTGACGTTAACAGCGTTCCATTGTCGGAGAGGatcgtcttcttcttgattcGTGACGAAAGATTTCTTCACCTCGAGAAGTGTCTGAAGATCGTTGTTGATACCGGGTTGGCATGAACCGGACATGAGTGAAGAACAGAGGATGAacaggaggaggagaagaacttgtgattgcatggtttcttttttttctttcttctttcttgttttttttttactgaggAAGCAATGGTTTTAAGAAAAGGGTTATGGGGTTTTTATGGCGTTTGTACGATTGTAGAGACTGAGGGAGAAGAGAACTGATTGGCCATTCGAACGGTGCATAGCTCACATACAGGTAGGGACTCTCTCTTGAGTAAATGCAGAGGAACACAAAGGCTTTGGTATTTAATTTGagtttctctcttctatctctcttttGCTCTTTTACTGTTTTATTGAGGGATGGAGAGATGGGGCAATGTGGGGGacagatcgagagagagagagagaggtcaaaAGGGTCAGAGGAGAGATGTGGGAAAATGGAATTGAGAAGGCAGGCTCTCCTTAAATGAATGTTGAGGCTTTTTATCAGTTGCGGCAAAGGTCAACGGTCACACCAATTTATATAAGATATTCGTGTGTTTACATATTCGTCCGTGTAGACATGTTGTTAATTATGTTACACTTAAACTGTGCCTAAACTTTGACATAACATTATTGGTCTTCTATAGAAAACCACAgaacatataaataataaaagagtGTACTCTGCATTCACATCATACTTGTAAGTATAGGTAGTAAAAGCCAACATATAAACGAAATCGTAACAAAGTATACGTTGCGATTTCGCCTATTGACCAAAGTACAAGCTTATGTAATTTGTCAGGAGTTCCGATCATATAGCATCTCTAGTTATGTTGTTCCTTCGCCAAAATGAAAACTCGGGGATAGGTTAAAAAGAAATCGATCATTCCACTTCACAAAGTTTATCATTTCAATGTATTAATCTATCGGTACATGATTACTACTTTGAATATAGAGTGTCGACTCTACAcgatttctctttttcttttttcttttttactgtCTTTGAGACGCAATCATTTGATTTATATCAAAACCCAATTTCGTGAGAagttcaaagttttttttttgtttttcctgttTTATTTCAAGAAAATTAGTTGTTTAAGTATTAGTATTAGACTTTTAGATTATAtctaaaaagtaataataatgaaaacaaaattgtttatttttctcttctaaaAATGGTGATGCATGGCTTTGACCTTGGCCAGCGAAAAAGAGTGGTTGAGAAAATGACTTGGTTGAATGATATTttgtatctttattttttttttttgctttggtcAAGTGTGTTAGCTTCTCATCACTTCAACCTTTTCACGATAAAGAGAGCAGTTGTGTTTCcatatctttataaatttacGTACGTACATTAATATGTCATCATGTGATACCCTATATACTATTATTACCAagtcaaataaaatttactcatcaattttttttctattagtagTATTTTACCAATAGACGTTTCGATGACACATTAACAAATCAAATGTTTATTGACGAACTAATGACAAGTGATCAACGTACGACCAAGTTTTCAACATTTTCCCATCCCATTGagttgatgttttatttttgtttcccttGAATGATTGGGGttaattatttgtatgtgtGCTTATAagttttttgttcattaatTTGAAATCTAGCTTGAATTTCATTATTCCtatctaattataaatagaaaTGGAATAATACCTCAAGATCACTTTATGTCATTTTCTAATatagttatttatataaaaaatttggttGACCGTGATAACGCTAGATCGAATCAAGCATACGTACAACAACTTGTTCGATAATTAGACGGGGAtaacttataattaaaaaaatgctaATATCCTATTGAACTAGGTTCTCAATCCAAAAGAATGAGACAAAGGAATCATCTTCGATCCACCAAAAAGGTCAAGAtgcttcattttattttatttttgtttattgtttggttgagtatactttattttaatcataaattcaaaGTAATTAATATATTGGGTAATTTCAATATGCATGGCAAGAAGCCAAGAATTGTGAAACACATAGTGGTTTTAATTCAAGAATAAGAAACTCAATATATTGaagatataataataacataagaGAATTATTATGAATCGAGTTAGTCAAATCATATAATACATCAAGATCACCCTATGTCTAACTTGATTATACTTAAGTTTAATCATATATTCAAAGTAATATATAGAGTAATTTCATTGCATGGCAAGAATTGTGAAACACATAGTGGTTTTACTCCAAGAATTGAAATTCAAAATACTGACGATATAATTAGATAAGAGAATTATTGTGAATCAAGTTAGTCAATGTATCATATAAGTAGCCAAAGGTTAAAAAATGGATTGCGTAGCTTATGGTTCTGTATAACTCAAAAgtaggtttgtttggtttggaccgtaactttttttgaaaaaagagtAATGCTTGACAAAGAGTAGAAGAGACGCAATAGGATTTGATTGATTAGGGTAACCACAAGGTTAAATTAGTATaagtaataattaattattgagACTAATCAATCATCATCGCCTTTTTTACAGCTGAGAACGTTCAACAAGCAACATCAAAATTTGAAGTTCGACAAATTAGCCTAAAACATTTGAGACTCATAATATCATACTAAGGGGGTTCAATAATTAAGGGATAATTTGAGTCTTAAACTAGTCCCACCAAATGATTTTACTTGTAACCACCATTTCaagatcagaaaaaaagaaaacacatgaTTCCAAAGCGTTGGTTGGCTAATCAACCCCATTAAAACAGCCAAAAAGAAGATTATCACTGGTTTACGATATAACAAACTAAGAAATTTAGTCTAACTGTTCCATACTAGTACATAAACTTACACTAAACAAGAATCCAGAACCTTTCAATTCCATGGTGCAGTTTCTAAGTAGCTCAAAGGCAGGGGGGACTAAGTACGAATTGGATCAATACAATAACCGTTCTTGATAGATGTCAAGTGCCTTGATGATCTTTCCAATGAACATCTTCCTGTGCATTCTATACTTAACCGCTGTCACAAACGTTGTCCTTGCTTCTGACATTGAATCTGTCACGAAAAAGAAAGCTTAAGTGTTAATCTTTATTCGAAATAACTAATCAGTGTATACACATATCTTTAGTTAGACAATACCTAGCAATTTCTGGTCTTGCTCTGCTGTTGTTGGATATTCCGCAAGCATCTTTCGACATTCATCTTGCAACTCTTTAACTGCTTTTTTCTCCGCACTTGGAATTGGAGGAAGATCTATATCTGACCAAGTAGGCAATATCCTTGCTGCAGCTATAACTGCTCCATCAACAAAAGTATCACCTCCTGATAACTCGCCTGCCATAGATTTAGGTAAACATTCAtgctcatttctctttcttttgttgagGAATAGAGAGCAAACGAAAGCAAACGAACTTACTATCATGGTAATATTCTTCAGGAAGACCAAATATATTGAAGACAGATAAAAAGGAATTTAAATGGATGCGAGCATCTCCAGAGAACTTTATAGCATCCCACGGATTCTGCAGCAGAcccaaaaataacataaacaaacaaacaaactagcAAAGTAACCATAGATTGGGGTAAAACGAATGTTTTGTTGTGAAAAGCATTACCACAGGAGTAGAGAAGCCATATCTTTCCATAAGCATGTTGTTCTTCTGTCCTGGCATGTAGTTAATCGTCATCTGCCAAAAGCATTATAGGAAAATGAGATTAGATAATGCAGTGAAGTGAACCTGACACTTTAGGAACATTTTGAGTCCCTTACCTCTTCACCTTTCTTGATTGCTTGACCAGCATTTGACATAACCTCAAGCATGCGATCTTTAGGACGCCAATGTAAGAAACAGTTTGGTTCAAAGGAGTGGTTTAGCATGTCTGCAGAGAAGTTGATCAAATAATTCCATGATCAATTGTGAGCCTTCGACACCAATTTCATTGATAGTAAATCTTAATTTATCAACAACCAATCAACAAAATCGTCCTTACCAGCATAAGGAATCATCATATTTAATTCCTGAACTAAAGCACCGACTCTAGTTTGCATACTGATGCATCGTGTCTGTGCGATACTAACCGCCCAAATGAATCTTTCTGGATCCTCAGCTAGCCTTTTGATTTTCAGAGGAACACCTGAATGCTGAGTTGGAATTACAACTTGTCAATGAACAAAACAGCTATAACCAAAAAATGTACAAGACATATATTGCAAAACAAATATTAGGCTTCATGCCTCGTTACCCAATTCTTTTCCCAAAATTCTAGGACTCGTTTCTGTTGTTGTCTAATAGTTGAAACAAGATCAGGATCTTGAAGCTCCGCAAGGTCTTCCTATatcaaaaacacacacagagTTAGATATCATCAACCATAACATCAAAAGAACAGCTAATAAATAATGTAACAACTAGAAGTAAATGTGATCAGTTTCAACTCAACGCACCTCCGTAGCTAGAAGCAAGCTGCTGCACTCATCAGCAGCTGGCAGAAAATCACCATAGAGTCGCCAGAAGTGATCTTCCCGATCAAAAGCAAATAACAGAAGACACGCTAATCTGAGATCCCAATCAATCTGTAATAACCAAACACACTTTGTTAACAATGAAATGGACTTTGAGAAAGATGATGATATCAAATAGCACAAAATGTGTTATTTACCTCAGGATCAGTTGAGTTGATGATATCGAAAATGGGATGACCAATTGGAACAATATCAGGGAAAAACATCCAAGGGTGCTTCTGTCTAATAGTTATCATCAGTTCTAAAGGAATCTCCATTATCACCTGcagtgagagagaaaaaaaacagttcaaacgAGAATGccttaaaagataaaaaaaaaaaggtgtgaaCTTTAAAACTAAAGAAGACTGACTCTAGCTCGACGGCGAGGTTCAATATCCTTAGAGGCATAGATACCAAAACCATCTGGGCCTTCTTTAAACTCAACCCCATAAGCTCTCACACTACGAACATATCCGATTTTGTAGAAATCCGGATCTGCTGGCTTCAGCTGCTAATGAAGAATCAATTTCACAGATGAGGGGCCGATGCACAAAATTGTCTAACGTTACTTCCTTTAGAACTCATTTAAACCTTAAAAGACTCAAGATTTCAAGATTTTACCTCGGACGAAGACGATTCTTCAGAAGCAGGAGATTGAAACAGAGGGAAAGGTTGTGTCTGAAGAGAAGTAACTTTGATGGGTCGGACACCATTTTGTCTCTCTCTTACGAAATTGCTTCTGGGTCTTGGTGCTGATACAGTTCCGTTGTAGAAACCCTTTGTGTCCCGGAAAAAATTTGAGTAGTCAGAAAATTTCAGACAGAGACGCAACAAAAGTTATATAGAGAGACATGATTAAGAAGAACCTGGGGTTTGGAGATGAAGGTGTTGGTCAGGTACTGAAGAGAGACTGAAGAAGCCATTCCTGAACTGAAAAAAGAAATGGGGTTTAGGAGAGGGAGACGAAGATCGTTTATcctttgttttcaagtttttgttgtAATTACGGGATATATTAAATATGTGATAAAATATGACAAGAAAGCTTTcatagctcagttggttagagcacCCGTTTAGTAAGCGGGAGGTCTTGAGTTCAACTCTCAATGAAAGCATAATTagtattctttttttcctctccaTTGAATTAAGAGTTTCTTTACACCCAAATTTGTCAATACAATGAAGATTTATTTTTTGCCATATAATAGACATAACTCTATCTttcactcttttatttttacaatgTAGTCCATATGTACATCACATGATCTCAAACATTTCTTTGTGTAGGAACTATTATTCTGTTACTTTGGAGTTTGgtcatataattattattagggTGTAGAGTTGTGTGTGAGAGGTTCAACTTCTGATGGAACTTCACGAGCTCTTTGGCTCTCAAGCGGCATATACTGTGACATGATCGTCATAATCTCCGAGTCCATGTAAGACTGTGTGGGAAAAACCGAAGTAAAGTTAgtttgaaaatcctaaaacatcaacTTCAAAAGTGCTTTTGTAGAATCAGAAAGAGTAGTACCCTGAACCGGTATTTGTAGAATAGATAACCAGCTAAACCGGCTACTGCGACGATAGTTAGTATCAAGAATGTGAGCCACCATGCTGATTTTGATCCATATCTCTCTGTAAAATATGGTTGAAACTATCAATGTAAATAGTGTAATTGTTATGAAATATGAGTCATATAAATCTTGATTGATAATATTCACCTATACAAGTATCTTGATCGTTTATGTAAAGCCGGTCACCAGAACAACTGCATTTGTATCCACCCCATGAGTTCTTGCATCTGCAACCGCTGCATTGACACGCCGAACGCTCTTTACATTCGTTAATATCTGCAACAGAGCCATATCAGAACACAGAATTACATAATTGGTAAATGcttatgttgtttcttttgagATTAAAATTGACAAGTTAAGAGTTATGGACCTTCACACGTGAAACCGTCGCCTTTAAAACCTTGAGGACATTTGCAGCCAGTAGACACGGAGTCCTAATTGTTCATAAATAGCAAAGAGATGATGTAACTAAAACAAGAACTTTGAAAGGGAGAGATTGGATTATAACAAGAGAATCACTGAACTGAGCAAGCCGAGAAAGTTAAGCCATTTTTTGTGTCAGACCAGCAACCTCCATTGTTTATAGTACACCTCGCAGGTCCATAAGCTGCAAAGCGCAATTACAGATCAGGTGTTcagagaaaaatcaagaaactggTCTCAACATATGAGGGATATGTTGTGTGAAGTGTGAACTTACGTGTACATGAAGTGTACCCGTCGCCTTTATATTGAACACCTTTTACAACTGGACACTCGCAGAGTCGTCCTCTGAATGTGTCCTGCTCAAACAAAACAGATTGGTGTATTATAGGACTAGAAAATATATCTCTAgcttttcaaaaaatttccaaaCAAACTTATACTGATAGTTAATATAGTAGTGGTGAGATGTGACGTGATAAGCTCGGTTTTACGACATACTTTACAAGCAGTTATGTTTGCTTTTGTGTCCTGCCAGCAACCACCATTGTCTTCAAGGCACTCATTTGTCTCTAGACCTGTGTTTAAACAAATGGGAGGGTCTGATGTTTCATTGAATCCAGCGCATATCGCCTTTAGAACAGCCGTTCTCTCCAATCTCCCTTCACAATTACAAATGGTAACAACATACATTTCAGCATTTTCAGAAAGAGATGTTATGATATTGAAAAATATGATGATCTAACCTCGATATTGGGCGTTATTGATGACTAATGTTGGCAATATCGTAATATCTCCCCGCTTTCCTCGGCCAATCTTGATATGATTACATACAAAACAGTTAAAAACCAAACCTCTGAAATGCttcttgaaaatataaataaagaaagttGAAAACTGACTTGTGCTACTTGCTCAATTCTTAGAACTTGGTTCTCGATATCAGCCTCAGGATCACCGATGCATTTGTTGATCTTCTCAATGGGTAACTCTGAAACAAGTCGTGAAGATTCATAactcaaaacaaagaagactCTCTTTTACAAAAGAtctaaaagggaaaaaaaagattcttactCAGAGATTTGATAACACTCTCAGCACACTCTAAGCTatacttcttctccttcatcgaaCAACGAGAATGAAAATCAGTAACATAATCCCACCAAACCCAAGACCGGCTACTCTCATTCGCAACTCGATGCACACAAAGCTGTCTCAGATTCTCAAACACAACATCTTTCCCTTCATACCCTTCTCTGAAATTGTTCTCAGGGTCAGGAGCACAATACCTCCCATGGTTTATACACTGAGACTTACAATGTGGACTGTTTATATACTGAAAAGGGCAAAACCAAGTGATATAATGCGGCGTAAACGCAGCATAACCGCCTTTCTCGAGTATCTGAGCATGACCTTTAAAGTTCTTGACAAAATCCATCTGTTCATCACACCGTGCACCACACTCGTCGTTGCTATTAGTCCACAGCTCGTATTCTACTCTCTGATCAGGATGAGGCACTGATTCTCTCCAATCTAGTTTCAGGACTATGTTTTTCCCTTTCTGAAACCCTTGTCTTAAGCTATCTCCGAACGATTTATCAATCAAAACCGATGGGATTGTTAGCTTCTCTATAAAACCATCCGCGTCTCTGCTCTCCTCTGGTGAATCCATTGTCAACAATGGCTCGTCTACATTATCCGCCACAAGAACTGCCGCGGCTCCTGCTTGCTGCGCGTGCCACGCTTTCAAGGCAAAGTAGCAACCTGAAACATCCAGTAATGGAGCAAAAGTAACTCTTAAACTAATGATACAAAACATTAACACAGATCCACTGTTAACCCATCAGTCATATTGGCTATTACGGCACACAAGTGACTAAAGTTTAAATCTTTGAAGTCTAAACCTAAATTTGCAGTACAACCTAGAATTCAGAACAAACCGTATTTGAAATTCGTACCAACCAAATCTTAGAACAAAGACATGTTTCAACTATCTGCAAAACAACAGTAAATGAACAGCAACAGaggttttaaaacttttgtaCCTCCACGATCGAGAAGAAGAATAGTGGGACGAGGAAACTTGGGCTTGAAGGTTTTACCAAAAGCAGAGCATCCATCGGTTTTACTATCCGGATAAACTACCGCCCCGATTAAAAACCCGCCGTAATCGGGTAACCCGAAGTTGGCGATGGAGCCGTCACGCTTCGACCTCATCTCCTCCGGATTCAGCACGCTTATGCTTTCTTTCTCCACCACAAACCTCGCGTCCACGACCACCATGGCGATGAATATGATGATGGTCAACGCAGCGAGGAGATAGGTCAACGAAGCTCTCCCGTTGACTAAACCCATCTCTGAAAACACCACCCAAGATGGGTTTGGTCGATGATTGATCTTTCTAGTACTGTTTTCCCGGTAAAATGAAGGAGAAAttcagagagaacaaaaaaacaaaaacagaggaaaagagagaaatgaaagTTTCTGATTGAAGATGATAACATACTtactagtttatatatataactacttACTAACaaagataattatatttaagaaaaatcaaacttcaaaaaatatgtttttagaaATTGGAAAAGAATTGGAAAATGTTAAGACTTTTgttagtttatggtttttttctaTACTGGTTGGTGATATAGCAAGAGACTTGATCAAAGTCTCGACTTtggaaaattattaaaacattgaGTGTGACCATAGACAAGATATATTATAGttgttatttttctaattatttggATAAATTCTTTCTAATTACTTAATTATcattatgatttaaaaaaaaaaaaaaatcagttatacATCAATAGGGATTTCTCGTTCTCTCCTATCTGAAGACCCTTTTTCCCATTCCTCTTAGAATTTGGTCGATGTAGTTTTCAAACCCTTTTCCTATTCATCTTCTAACAATCAAATGCCCTTTATAAATAATACAATCTAATCTTTACTGCTTTACATAATCTTCATctacttgtaatttttttgttttagggtttatcaACAGGTTTATTTGGCTGTATCGATACGTGAAGAACAATGTTGTTCCGAGATGGATTGTCAACATTGCTTGGTGTCATCAGTGTTATCAGTTGGAGTGTTGCCGAGATACCGCAGATTATGAGTAATTACAATCAAAAATCCATTGATGGTGTCTCTATAGCCTTCTTAACGACATGGATGCTCGGTGatatcttcaatattgttggctGCTTGTTGGAACCAGCTAGTCTTCCGGTGCAATTCTACGCGGCTGTGGTGTGTGCACTGGCTACACTTGTTCTCTATGTTCAGTCTATATATTACGGCCATATCTACCCACGGTTGAAAAACACAAGGAATCATCAGGTGGTTGATGTGGAAGAGCCTTTGCTTCATGCGGAAGCCAAGCGTCCTTCTACCAAATCTATGCTATGTGTTGTCTCtgtcttcttgtttcttggatCTTTCAATATGTTAAGTGG
It encodes the following:
- the LOC104723018 gene encoding LRR receptor-like serine/threonine-protein kinase GSO1 is translated as MQSQVLLLLLFILCSSLMSGSCQPGINNDLQTLLEVKKSFVTNQEEDDPLRQWNAVNVNYCSWTGVTCDDTGLFRVIALNLTGLGLTGSISPWFGRLDNLIHLDLSSNNLVGPIPTALSNLTSLESLFLFSNQLTGEIPSQLGSLVSLRSLRIGDNELVGAIPETLGNLVNLQMLALASCRLTGPIPSQLGRLVRVQSLVLQDNYLEGPIPAELGNCSDLTVLTAAENMLNGTIPAELGRLENLEILNLANNSLTGEIPSQLGEMRQLQYLNLMANQLEGVSPKSLADLRNLQTLDLSENHLTGEIPEELWNMSELLDLVLANNRFSGSLPKSICSNNTSLEQLVLSGTQLSGEIPAELSKCQSLRQLDLSNNTLIGSIPEALFQLVELTDLYLHNNTLDSTLSPSVSNLTNLQWLVLYHNNLEGKLPKEISALKKLEVLYLYENRFSGEIPKEIGNCTSLKMIDLFGNHFEGEIPSSIGRLKELNLLHLRQNELMGGLPASLGNCHHLKILDLADNQLLGSIPSSFGFIKGLEQLMLYNNSLQGNLPDSLINMKNLTRINLSHNMLNGTIHPLCGSSSYLSFDVTNNGFEDEIPLELGNSPNLDRLRLGKNQFTGRIPWTLGKIRELSLLDISSNSLTGTIPLQLILCKKLTHIDLNNNFLSGPLPPWLGKLSQLGELKLSSNQFVESLPTELFNCTKLLVLSLDGNYLNGSIPQEIGNLGALNVLNLDKNQFSGTLPQAMGKLSKLYELRLSRNSLTGEIPVEIGQLRDLQSALDLSYNNFTGDIPSTIGTLSKLETLDLSHNQLTGEVPGAVGDMKSLGYLNLSFNNFGGKLKKQFSRWPADSFVGNTGLCGSPLSRCNRVGSHNKQQGLSARSVVIISAISALTAIGLMILVIALFFKQRHDFFKKVQDGSTMYSSSNSSSQATHKPLFRNGASKSDIKWEDIMEATHNLSEEFMIGSGGSGKVYKAELDNGETVAVKKILWKDDLMSNKSFSREVKTLGTIRHRHLVKLMGYCSSKSEGLNLLIYEYMKNGSVWDWLHDEKPVIDKKKKLLDWEARLRIAVGLAQGVEYLHHDCVPPIVHRDIKSSNVLLDSNMEAHLGDFGLAKVLTENYDTNTDSNTWFACSYGYIAPEYAYSLKATEKSDVYSMGIVLMEIVTGKMPTDSVFGAEMDMVRWVETHLEIAGSARDKLIDPKLKPLLPFAEDAAYQVLEIALQCTKTSPQERPSSRQACDSLLHVYNNRTAGYKKL
- the LOC104723021 gene encoding vacuolar-sorting receptor 7-like, whose amino-acid sequence is MGLVNGRASLTYLLAALTIIIFIAMVVVDARFVVEKESISVLNPEEMRSKRDGSIANFGLPDYGGFLIGAVVYPDSKTDGCSAFGKTFKPKFPRPTILLLDRGGCYFALKAWHAQQAGAAAVLVADNVDEPLLTMDSPEESRDADGFIEKLTIPSVLIDKSFGDSLRQGFQKGKNIVLKLDWRESVPHPDQRVEYELWTNSNDECGARCDEQMDFVKNFKGHAQILEKGGYAAFTPHYITWFCPFQYINSPHCKSQCINHGRYCAPDPENNFREGYEGKDVVFENLRQLCVHRVANESSRSWVWWDYVTDFHSRCSMKEKKYSLECAESVIKSLKLPIEKINKCIGDPEADIENQVLRIEQVAQIGRGKRGDITILPTLVINNAQYRGRLERTAVLKAICAGFNETSDPPICLNTGLETNECLEDNGGCWQDTKANITACKDTFRGRLCECPVVKGVQYKGDGYTSCTPYGPARCTINNGGCWSDTKNGLTFSACSDSVSTGCKCPQGFKGDGFTCEDINECKERSACQCSGCRCKNSWGGYKCSCSGDRLYINDQDTCIERYGSKSAWWLTFLILTIVAVAGLAGYLFYKYRFRSYMDSEIMTIMSQYMPLESQRAREVPSEVEPLTHNSTP
- the LOC104723020 gene encoding protein PLASTID TRANSCRIPTIONALLY ACTIVE 14 isoform X2; this encodes MASSVSLQYLTNTFISKPQGFYNGTVSAPRPRSNFVRERQNGVRPIKVTSLQTQPFPLFQSPASEESSSSELKPADPDFYKIGYVRSVRAYGVEFKEGPDGFGIYASKDIEPRRRARVIMEIPLELMITIRQKHPWMFFPDIVPIGHPIFDIINSTDPEIDWDLRLACLLLFAFDREDHFWRLYGDFLPAADECSSLLLATEEDLAELQDPDLVSTIRQQQKRVLEFWEKNWHSGVPLKIKRLAEDPERFIWAVSIAQTRCISMQTRVGALVQELNMMIPYADMLNHSFEPNCFLHWRPKDRMLEVMSNAGQAIKKGEEMTINYMPGQKNNMLMERYGFSTPVNPWDAIKFSGDARIHLNSFLSVFNIFGLPEEYYHDSELSGGDTFVDGAVIAAARILPTWSDIDLPPIPSAEKKAVKELQDECRKMLAEYPTTAEQDQKLLDSMSEARTTFVTAVKYRMHRKMFIGKIIKALDIYQERLLY
- the LOC104723020 gene encoding protein PLASTID TRANSCRIPTIONALLY ACTIVE 14 isoform X1; this translates as MASSVSLQYLTNTFISKPQGFYNGTVSAPRPRSNFVRERQNGVRPIKVTSLQTQPFPLFQSPASEESSSSEQLKPADPDFYKIGYVRSVRAYGVEFKEGPDGFGIYASKDIEPRRRARVIMEIPLELMITIRQKHPWMFFPDIVPIGHPIFDIINSTDPEIDWDLRLACLLLFAFDREDHFWRLYGDFLPAADECSSLLLATEEDLAELQDPDLVSTIRQQQKRVLEFWEKNWHSGVPLKIKRLAEDPERFIWAVSIAQTRCISMQTRVGALVQELNMMIPYADMLNHSFEPNCFLHWRPKDRMLEVMSNAGQAIKKGEEMTINYMPGQKNNMLMERYGFSTPVNPWDAIKFSGDARIHLNSFLSVFNIFGLPEEYYHDSELSGGDTFVDGAVIAAARILPTWSDIDLPPIPSAEKKAVKELQDECRKMLAEYPTTAEQDQKLLDSMSEARTTFVTAVKYRMHRKMFIGKIIKALDIYQERLLY